Proteins from one Malania oleifera isolate guangnan ecotype guangnan chromosome 4, ASM2987363v1, whole genome shotgun sequence genomic window:
- the LOC131153438 gene encoding serine/threonine-protein kinase ZRK1-like isoform X2, with protein MQNVEKNGAMLLKEVIASSYGKCCPIRCFFVEELKKAKDICDRGHAFKKDGFHALFKGSLQGRPICIKEYSPDANISSVINDIVIGSWMSINKNVLKLLGCCLETEIPILVFDFAEIKGTLGLCLYGSHEPEWQPLPWKCRLRVAVDVATAVAYLHTALPTPIIHRDINLENIILDQSNSAKLYNFSLSVSIPEGETQVKVDVVSRTYGFMAPEHITTCFLTEKADVYSFGMLLLVLLTGQKDVWRKIDWNIDDLDEVSNPAKYFVENNRLSESVDPVVLREAAGRPGMEQQLQDFATVALRCINLTVEDRPTMIDAAKQLMQIEQSTLAQ; from the coding sequence ATGCAAAATGTTGAAAAGAATGGTGCAATGTTACTCAAAGAGGTGATTGCTTCTTCTTATGGAAAATGTTGTCCTATCCGGTGCTTCTTTGTCGAAGAACTGAAAAAAGCAAAAGACATCTGTGACCGAGGCCATGCTTTTAAAAAAGATGGCTTTCATGCACTCTTCAAGGGCTCTCTTCAGGGTAGACCAATTTGCATTAAGGAATATTCACCAGATGCGAATATTAGTTCAGTTATTAATGATATTGTGATTGGATCCTGGATGAGCATTAATAAGAATGTTCTGAAGCTCTTAGGATGCTGCTTGGAGACCGAAATCCCTATTCTAGTGTTCGATTTTGCAGAAATTAAGGGAACTTTGGGCCTTTGTCTTTATGGTTCCCACGAACCAGAGTGGCAGCCTCTACCATGGAAATGCAGGTTGAGGGTTGCAGTGGACGTAGCAACTGCAGTTGCATACCTACACACTGCCCTTCCCACACCCATCATCCACAGGGACATTAACCTTGAGAACATTATTCTGGATCAAAGTAATTCTGCCAAATTGTATAACTTCTCTCTTTCCGTATCCATTCCTGAAGGCGAAACACAAGTAAAAGTTGATGTTGTCTCTCGAACGTATGGATTCATGGCACCAGAGCACATTACTACCTGTTTTTTGACCGAGAAAGCTGATGTTTATTCTTTTGGTATGCTTCTGCTGGTGCTTTTGACTGGACAAAAGGACGTCTGGCGCAAAATTGATTGGAATATAGATGATCTTGATGAAGTATCCAACCCCGCAAAGTATTTTGTTGAGAACAACAGGTTGAGTGAGAGTGTGGATCCTGTAGTATTGAGAGAGGCAGCTGGAAGGCCTGGGATGGAGcagcagttgcaggattttgcaaCAGTTGCCCTGAGGTGCATCAATTTAACAGTAGAAGATAGGCCAACAATGATTGATGCAGCAAAACAACTCATGCAGATTGAACAGTCTACTCTAGCCCAGTAA
- the LOC131153438 gene encoding serine/threonine-protein kinase ZRK1-like isoform X1, translated as MFTACLKRNRRKEATAETALMQNVEKNGAMLLKEVIASSYGKCCPIRCFFVEELKKAKDICDRGHAFKKDGFHALFKGSLQGRPICIKEYSPDANISSVINDIVIGSWMSINKNVLKLLGCCLETEIPILVFDFAEIKGTLGLCLYGSHEPEWQPLPWKCRLRVAVDVATAVAYLHTALPTPIIHRDINLENIILDQSNSAKLYNFSLSVSIPEGETQVKVDVVSRTYGFMAPEHITTCFLTEKADVYSFGMLLLVLLTGQKDVWRKIDWNIDDLDEVSNPAKYFVENNRLSESVDPVVLREAAGRPGMEQQLQDFATVALRCINLTVEDRPTMIDAAKQLMQIEQSTLAQ; from the coding sequence ATGTTTACTGCATGCTTGAAAAGAAATAGGAGAAAAGAAGCGACAGCTGAGACAGCATTGATGCAAAATGTTGAAAAGAATGGTGCAATGTTACTCAAAGAGGTGATTGCTTCTTCTTATGGAAAATGTTGTCCTATCCGGTGCTTCTTTGTCGAAGAACTGAAAAAAGCAAAAGACATCTGTGACCGAGGCCATGCTTTTAAAAAAGATGGCTTTCATGCACTCTTCAAGGGCTCTCTTCAGGGTAGACCAATTTGCATTAAGGAATATTCACCAGATGCGAATATTAGTTCAGTTATTAATGATATTGTGATTGGATCCTGGATGAGCATTAATAAGAATGTTCTGAAGCTCTTAGGATGCTGCTTGGAGACCGAAATCCCTATTCTAGTGTTCGATTTTGCAGAAATTAAGGGAACTTTGGGCCTTTGTCTTTATGGTTCCCACGAACCAGAGTGGCAGCCTCTACCATGGAAATGCAGGTTGAGGGTTGCAGTGGACGTAGCAACTGCAGTTGCATACCTACACACTGCCCTTCCCACACCCATCATCCACAGGGACATTAACCTTGAGAACATTATTCTGGATCAAAGTAATTCTGCCAAATTGTATAACTTCTCTCTTTCCGTATCCATTCCTGAAGGCGAAACACAAGTAAAAGTTGATGTTGTCTCTCGAACGTATGGATTCATGGCACCAGAGCACATTACTACCTGTTTTTTGACCGAGAAAGCTGATGTTTATTCTTTTGGTATGCTTCTGCTGGTGCTTTTGACTGGACAAAAGGACGTCTGGCGCAAAATTGATTGGAATATAGATGATCTTGATGAAGTATCCAACCCCGCAAAGTATTTTGTTGAGAACAACAGGTTGAGTGAGAGTGTGGATCCTGTAGTATTGAGAGAGGCAGCTGGAAGGCCTGGGATGGAGcagcagttgcaggattttgcaaCAGTTGCCCTGAGGTGCATCAATTTAACAGTAGAAGATAGGCCAACAATGATTGATGCAGCAAAACAACTCATGCAGATTGAACAGTCTACTCTAGCCCAGTAA
- the LOC131153439 gene encoding non-functional pseudokinase ZRK2-like: MSIFQTFKLKRNMLTACLKRNRRKEATAETALKQNGAMLLKEVIASSYGKCCPIRCFSVEELKKAINICDQRHVLTIDGHYTLYKGSLQGRPICIKEYSPSMNISSVIKEIVIASCMSIQKNVLKLLGCCLETEIPIPVFEFAEIKGTLSYSLFGSSGAEWQPLPWKCRLRVAVDVANAVAYLHTALPRPIIHRNIKPENIILDQSNFTKLSDFSFCVSIPEGETQVKVDVVTGTYGFIAPEYITTSCLTEKADVYSFGMLLLVLLTGQRYFWSLIARDIDDLDEVSNPAKYFVENNRLSEIVDPVVLEEAAGRAEVEQQLQDFATVAI; encoded by the exons ATGTCTATATTTCAGACCTTCAAATTAAAAAG AAACATGTTGACTGCATGCTTGAAAAGAAATAGGAGAAAAGAAGCGACTGCTGAGACAGCATTGAAGCAAAATGGTGCAATGTTACTCAAAGAGGTGATTGCTTCTTCTTATGGAAAATGTTGTCCTATCCGGTGCTTCTCTGTCGAAGAGCTGAAAAAAGCAATAAACATCTGTGACCAACGCCATGTTTTAACAATAGATGGCCATTATACACTCTATAAGGGCTCTCTTCAGGGTAGACCAATTTGCATTAAGGAATATTCACCATCTATGAATATTAGTTCAGTTATTAAAGAGATTGTGATTGCATCCTGTATGAGCATTCAAAAGAATGTTCTGAAGCTCTTAGGATGCTGCTTGGAGACCGAAATCCCTATTCCAGTGTTCGAGTTTGCAGAGATTAAGGGAACTTTGAGCTATAGTCTTTTTGGGTCCTCCGGAGCAGAGTGGCAGCCTCTACCATGGAAATGCAGGTTAAGGGTCGCAGTGGACGTAGCAAATGCAGTTGCATACCTACACACTGCCCTTCCCAGACCCATCATCCACAGGAACATTAAGCCTGAGAACATTATTCTGGATCAAAGTAATTTTACCAAATTGTCTGATTTCTCTTTTTGCGTATCCATTCCTGAAGGCGAAACACAAGTAAAAGTTGATGTTGTCACTGGAACGTATGGATTCATTGCACCAGAGTACATAACTACCAGTTGTTTGACTGAGAAAGCTGATGTTTATTCTTTTGGTATGCTTCTGCTGGTGCTTTTGACTGGACAAAGGTACTTCTGGAGCCTAATTGCTAGGGATATAGATGATCTTGATGAAGTATCCAACCCCGCAAAgtattttgttgaaaacaacaGGTTGAGTGAGATTGTGGATCCCGTAGTATTGGAAGAAGCAGCTGGAAGGGCCGAGGTGGAGcagcagttgcaggattttgcaaCAGTTGCCATTTAA